From Rhodococcus sp. B7740, one genomic window encodes:
- the argB gene encoding acetylglutamate kinase yields the protein MTSAALDLTAAQKAFTLAEALPWLQRFSGKIVVVKYGGNAMIDDDLKRAFAADMVFLRTVGIHPVVVHGGGPQISAMLTRLGLAGEFRGGFRVTTPEVMDVARMVLFGQVGRELVGLINGHGPYAVGISGEDAHLFTATRRTVLVDGIDTDIGLVGDVTSVNPAAVFDLIAAGRIPVVSTIAPDRDGVVHNINADTAAAALASAIGAEKMVVLTDVEGLYTDWPDRSSLTSEIDASALEALLPSLDAGMVPKMEACLRAVRAGVPSAHVIDGRVEHSVLVELFSGEGIGTMVTPDHSSTSGVMP from the coding sequence ATGACTTCCGCCGCACTGGATTTGACGGCCGCGCAGAAGGCGTTCACCCTCGCCGAGGCACTGCCGTGGCTGCAGCGATTCTCGGGCAAGATCGTCGTGGTGAAGTACGGCGGAAACGCCATGATCGACGACGATCTGAAGCGGGCGTTCGCGGCCGACATGGTGTTTCTGCGCACCGTCGGAATTCATCCGGTCGTCGTGCACGGCGGAGGGCCGCAGATCTCGGCCATGCTGACCAGACTCGGCCTGGCAGGTGAATTTCGCGGCGGATTCCGCGTCACCACGCCCGAGGTCATGGACGTTGCGCGGATGGTGCTGTTCGGACAGGTCGGGCGCGAGCTCGTCGGCCTGATCAACGGTCACGGTCCGTATGCCGTGGGGATCTCCGGTGAGGATGCGCACCTGTTCACCGCGACGCGTCGTACCGTGCTGGTCGACGGCATCGACACCGACATCGGCCTCGTCGGCGACGTCACGTCGGTGAACCCCGCTGCGGTGTTCGATCTCATTGCAGCAGGGCGCATTCCGGTGGTGTCCACCATCGCTCCCGACCGCGACGGCGTCGTGCACAACATCAACGCCGACACTGCGGCCGCGGCGCTGGCCAGTGCCATCGGTGCCGAGAAGATGGTGGTGCTCACCGATGTCGAAGGCCTGTACACCGATTGGCCCGATCGCAGCTCGTTGACCTCCGAGATCGACGCGTCCGCGCTCGAGGCGTTGCTGCCCTCGCTCGACGCCGGGATGGTGCCGAAGATGGAAGCGTGTCTGCGTGCGGTTCGAGCGGGTGTGCCGTCGGCGCATGTCATCGACGGTCGCGTCGAACATTCCGTGCTGGTGGAGCTGTTCTCCGGTGAGGGGATCGGCACCATGGTCACCCCCGATCATTCTTCTACGTCAGGAGTCATGCCATGA
- a CDS encoding TrmH family RNA methyltransferase gives MDSLTERTPRVVSAVKLARAAERKKTGLFLAEGFNAVSEAAQSRLIRELFYTADARERHHDLIASVEAGGARVHPITDRAAKALSDTVTPQGLIAVTELVDVPIDRALAGTPRLVAVPVEMAEPGNAGTVIRVADAAGADSVVLLGDSVDPHNGKCVRASAGSVFHLPIARERSIESGIDALRGAGLTIVATAADGEMDLDDADELLAQPTAWLFGNEAHGLPEFVTRNADHRIRIPIHGRAESLNLATAAAICLYASARVQRRSETS, from the coding sequence GTGGATTCGCTGACCGAGCGAACTCCGCGGGTCGTTTCGGCCGTCAAGCTCGCTCGAGCCGCGGAACGCAAGAAGACCGGGCTGTTTCTCGCCGAAGGCTTCAATGCGGTGTCCGAGGCGGCGCAGTCCCGGTTGATTCGTGAGCTCTTCTACACCGCCGATGCCCGCGAGCGCCACCACGACCTCATCGCGTCCGTCGAGGCCGGTGGCGCACGAGTTCATCCGATCACCGACCGTGCTGCGAAGGCGCTGTCCGACACCGTCACCCCGCAGGGCCTGATCGCGGTCACCGAGTTGGTCGACGTCCCGATCGACCGCGCGTTGGCCGGAACACCGCGGCTGGTGGCCGTACCGGTGGAGATGGCCGAGCCGGGCAATGCCGGGACGGTCATTCGCGTCGCCGACGCAGCCGGAGCGGATTCGGTCGTTCTGTTGGGCGACTCGGTTGATCCCCACAACGGCAAATGCGTCCGCGCATCGGCCGGCAGCGTGTTCCATCTCCCCATCGCTCGGGAGCGGTCGATCGAGTCCGGAATCGATGCGTTGCGCGGAGCGGGTCTGACCATCGTCGCCACGGCCGCCGACGGTGAAATGGACTTGGACGACGCCGATGAGCTCCTTGCGCAACCGACCGCGTGGTTGTTCGGCAACGAGGCGCACGGGCTGCCCGAGTTCGTGACGCGCAATGCCGATCACCGCATTCGAATCCCGATCCACGGCCGTGCCGAGAGCCTCAACCTGGCCACCGCCGCGGCGATCTGCCTGTACGCGAGTGCCCGAGTGCAGCGACGCTCCGAAACTTCGTGA
- the rpmI gene encoding 50S ribosomal protein L35: MPKQKTHSGAKKRFKVSGSGKILRQKAGRRHLLEHKPTKVTRRLDGVAVVKKPDVPRIKRLLGI, from the coding sequence ATGCCCAAGCAGAAGACCCACAGTGGTGCCAAGAAGCGATTCAAGGTGTCCGGCAGCGGCAAGATCCTGCGCCAGAAGGCCGGCCGTCGCCACCTGCTCGAGCACAAGCCCACCAAGGTGACTCGTCGCCTCGATGGTGTTGCCGTCGTCAAGAAGCCCGACGTACCGCGGATCAAGCGCCTGCTCGGCATCTGA
- the pheS gene encoding phenylalanine--tRNA ligase subunit alpha, with protein MAKKDVGTEPVDPSVLEESALGSAVDSAEQAFADASDLDALTKVKIDHVGGKAPLALAQRALGAIPGDQKADAGKRVKAARDRVQKAFDERRAVLSAERDAAILVAETIDVTLPTDRAPVGARHPITIISEQVADVFVAMGWEVEEGPEVETEHFNFDALNFLPDHPARTMQDTFHIAPEGSRQVLRTHTSPVQVRSMLSREVPIYVVCPGRTFRTDELDTTHTPVFHQVEGLAIDKGLTMAHLRGTLDAFAKALFGNDTRTRMRPNYFPFTEPSAEVDVWFPKKKGGAGWVEWGGCGMVNPKVLQASGIDPEVYTGFAFGMGLERTLQFRNDIPDMRDIVEGDIRFTLPFGVQA; from the coding sequence GTGGCGAAGAAAGATGTCGGAACCGAGCCGGTGGATCCGAGCGTTCTCGAGGAGTCCGCGCTCGGATCCGCAGTGGACTCGGCCGAGCAGGCGTTCGCCGACGCGTCGGATCTCGATGCTCTGACCAAGGTCAAGATCGATCATGTGGGCGGCAAGGCACCGTTGGCACTGGCACAGCGTGCACTCGGGGCGATCCCGGGGGACCAGAAGGCGGACGCGGGCAAACGCGTCAAGGCAGCGCGTGACCGAGTGCAGAAGGCCTTCGACGAGCGCCGCGCCGTGCTGTCGGCCGAGCGTGATGCCGCCATCCTGGTCGCGGAAACCATCGACGTCACACTGCCGACCGACCGAGCTCCCGTCGGTGCCAGGCACCCCATCACGATCATTTCCGAACAGGTAGCCGACGTCTTCGTCGCAATGGGCTGGGAAGTCGAAGAAGGCCCCGAAGTCGAGACCGAGCACTTCAATTTCGATGCGCTCAACTTCCTGCCCGACCACCCGGCACGCACGATGCAGGACACGTTTCACATCGCACCGGAAGGTTCGCGGCAGGTACTGCGCACCCACACCTCACCGGTGCAGGTCCGGTCGATGCTCTCGCGCGAGGTTCCGATCTACGTCGTGTGCCCGGGACGGACGTTTCGCACGGATGAACTCGATACGACGCACACTCCGGTCTTCCACCAGGTCGAGGGTCTTGCCATCGACAAGGGCCTGACGATGGCGCACCTGCGCGGCACACTCGATGCGTTCGCCAAGGCGTTGTTCGGCAACGACACCCGTACTCGCATGCGACCCAACTACTTCCCGTTCACCGAGCCGTCGGCCGAGGTCGACGTGTGGTTCCCGAAGAAGAAGGGCGGGGCCGGTTGGGTCGAGTGGGGTGGCTGCGGAATGGTCAACCCGAAGGTGTTGCAGGCCAGCGGCATCGACCCCGAGGTCTACACCGGATTCGCGTTCGGAATGGGTCTCGAGCGGACGCTGCAGTTCCGCAACGACATCCCGGACATGCGTGACATCGTCGAGGGCGACATCAGGTTCACGTTGCCCTTCGGTGTTCAGGCCTGA
- the pheT gene encoding phenylalanine--tRNA ligase subunit beta codes for MRVPQSWLTEVLHAGTPDWAVSPEELDAGFVRVGFEVEELDSLDNVTGPLVVGRVSSIEELTEFKKPIRFCLVDVGGAEPQEIVCGARNFAEGDLIVAALPGSVLPGGFAIASRKTYGRNSNGMICSTLELGLGKDHSGILVLPEGTAAPGDDAKAVLGLHDSVIELNVTPDRGYAFSVRGLARELACSFDLPFVDPARTVPTEVTGDAWPVTVEPNSGASRFALRKIVGIDPTATTPWWMQRRLLLAGVRPISAAVDVTNYVLHELGQPLHAFDASKLDGDLVVRRANAGEKLTTLDGVERALDPEDIVIADGSGAISLAGVMGGASTEVDDSTTEVVLEAASFDPLAVFRTGRRHKLSSEASKRFERTVDSALPVAALDRAAQLLVEIAGGRIEPVLTDIGEAAQYPTITMDFDLPDRIAGVQYPNGTAARRLTQIGCGVEVSVDDGGHGQLIVTPPSWRPDLVQRADLVEEVLRLEGLEQIPSVLPSAPGGRGLTAEQKRRRAVGKALAFSGYVEVLPPVFLPRGVFDTWGLDADDPRRATTSVLNPLEADRPELATTVLPGLLEMLSRNIARGQRDVSLFGIAQVVLRHDATAAVDALPVDRRPTDDQIAMLRGSLPAQPVHVGMVLTGQRELSGPWGPGRAAEAADAFAAVRTVAEASGVHVDLRAAQHLPWHPGRCAEVLLDGEVVGYAGELHPAVLERAGLPPRTCAAELSLSALPVVESLPAPEVSPYPAVLQDVAVVVDASVPAASVQAALTIGGGDLLESIRLFDVYEGEQVGEGRKSLAFALRFRGADGTLTEDQATAARDAAVEAASKAVGAQLRS; via the coding sequence GTGCGAGTCCCACAATCCTGGCTGACCGAGGTCCTGCACGCGGGGACTCCCGACTGGGCCGTCTCGCCCGAGGAGCTCGATGCCGGTTTCGTGCGGGTCGGGTTCGAGGTCGAGGAACTCGACTCGCTGGACAACGTGACCGGCCCACTGGTGGTGGGTCGGGTGAGTTCGATCGAGGAGCTGACCGAGTTCAAGAAGCCGATTCGCTTCTGCCTGGTGGACGTCGGCGGTGCCGAGCCGCAGGAAATCGTGTGCGGTGCCAGGAACTTCGCCGAGGGTGACCTGATCGTGGCGGCTCTGCCGGGCAGCGTTCTGCCCGGGGGATTCGCCATCGCGTCGCGCAAGACCTACGGCCGCAACTCCAACGGCATGATCTGCTCGACGCTCGAACTGGGGTTGGGTAAGGATCACTCCGGAATCCTGGTGCTGCCCGAGGGCACGGCCGCTCCTGGCGACGACGCCAAAGCTGTTCTCGGCCTACATGACTCGGTCATCGAGCTCAACGTGACCCCCGATCGCGGGTACGCCTTCTCGGTCCGTGGTCTCGCCCGTGAGCTGGCCTGCAGTTTCGATCTCCCCTTCGTGGATCCGGCGCGGACGGTTCCCACCGAGGTCACCGGTGACGCGTGGCCGGTCACCGTCGAACCGAACTCGGGCGCATCGCGATTCGCGCTGCGCAAGATCGTCGGCATCGATCCGACCGCGACCACGCCTTGGTGGATGCAGCGTCGACTTCTGCTGGCCGGTGTGCGCCCGATCTCGGCTGCCGTCGATGTCACCAACTACGTGCTGCACGAGCTCGGGCAGCCGCTGCACGCGTTCGATGCGTCCAAGCTCGACGGCGACCTCGTCGTCCGCCGCGCGAATGCGGGGGAGAAGCTGACCACCCTGGACGGCGTCGAGCGGGCTCTCGATCCCGAGGATATCGTCATCGCCGACGGATCGGGAGCGATCTCGTTGGCGGGCGTCATGGGCGGCGCGTCCACCGAAGTCGACGATTCGACCACCGAGGTCGTGCTCGAAGCGGCGTCGTTCGATCCGCTCGCGGTGTTCCGCACCGGTCGTCGTCACAAACTCTCCAGCGAGGCCAGCAAGCGTTTCGAGCGGACCGTGGATTCGGCACTGCCGGTGGCGGCGCTCGATCGGGCCGCGCAGTTGCTGGTCGAGATCGCCGGTGGCCGGATCGAGCCCGTGTTGACCGATATCGGCGAGGCCGCCCAGTACCCCACGATCACGATGGACTTCGACCTCCCTGATCGAATCGCCGGAGTGCAGTACCCGAACGGCACCGCTGCCCGTCGGTTGACGCAGATCGGCTGCGGGGTCGAGGTGTCGGTCGACGACGGCGGACACGGCCAGCTCATCGTCACCCCGCCGTCCTGGCGACCGGATCTGGTGCAGCGCGCCGATCTGGTGGAAGAGGTGTTGCGCCTCGAAGGGCTCGAACAGATCCCGTCGGTACTGCCGTCGGCCCCGGGCGGTCGTGGCCTCACCGCCGAACAGAAGCGCAGGCGCGCCGTCGGCAAGGCACTCGCGTTCTCCGGGTACGTCGAGGTGCTGCCTCCGGTGTTCTTGCCCAGGGGTGTGTTCGACACGTGGGGACTCGACGCGGACGATCCGCGGCGCGCGACCACCTCGGTGCTCAATCCGCTCGAGGCCGATCGTCCCGAGCTCGCGACCACAGTGCTTCCGGGTTTGCTCGAGATGTTGAGCAGGAACATCGCCCGCGGTCAGCGAGACGTCTCGCTGTTCGGCATTGCTCAGGTGGTGCTTCGACACGACGCCACCGCTGCGGTGGACGCGTTGCCGGTCGATCGTCGTCCGACCGACGACCAGATCGCCATGCTTCGCGGTTCGTTGCCGGCGCAGCCGGTGCATGTGGGCATGGTGCTCACCGGGCAGCGTGAATTGTCGGGTCCCTGGGGTCCCGGTCGCGCGGCCGAGGCCGCCGATGCCTTCGCAGCGGTGCGTACCGTTGCCGAGGCGTCCGGGGTGCACGTCGATCTTCGCGCAGCACAGCATCTTCCGTGGCATCCGGGTCGGTGCGCGGAGGTCTTGCTTGACGGCGAGGTCGTCGGGTACGCGGGCGAGTTGCATCCGGCGGTGCTGGAGCGGGCGGGCTTGCCGCCGCGCACGTGTGCCGCCGAGTTGAGTCTGAGCGCTCTTCCCGTCGTCGAATCGCTCCCTGCCCCCGAGGTGTCGCCGTATCCGGCGGTGTTGCAGGACGTGGCCGTGGTGGTCGACGCGTCCGTACCTGCGGCGTCGGTGCAAGCTGCACTCACGATCGGCGGTGGCGACCTGCTCGAGTCGATTCGTTTGTTCGACGTCTACGAGGGCGAACAGGTCGGTGAGGGTCGTAAGTCCCTGGCGTTCGCGTTGCGATTCCGCGGAGCCGACGGCACCTTGACCGAGGATCAGGCGACGGCTGCCCGCGATGCGGCGGTCGAAGCGGCATCGAAGGCCGTCGGAGCGCAGTTGCGCAGTTGA
- a CDS encoding acetylornithine transaminase, producing MTGTESTLDLQQRWSNSLMDNYGVPRVALVRGEGAVVTDADGKQYLDLLAGIAVNILGHAHPAVIEAVTAQLSTLGHTSNLYATEPGIALAEQLLAHLGAGATGRVFLCNSGTEANEAAFKIARLTGRPNIVAAEKSFHGRTMGALALTGQPDKRIPFEPMPAGVQHVPYGDVAALEAVVDSDTAAVFLEPIMGEGGVVVPPEGYLLAAREITAKHGALLVLDEVQTGIGRTGWFYAHQSVGIVPDVITLAKGLGGGLPIGACIGIGAAGELLHPGKHGTTFGGNPVCAAAALAVLRTVADEDLISHADSIGKTIAHSIESLDHPLVSHVRGSGLLLGVVLTAAVAPAAEAAAREAGFLLNAAQPDVLRLAPPLIITEEQAASFVTALPAILDAAQEAHQP from the coding sequence ATGACCGGCACCGAGTCCACCCTCGATCTGCAACAGCGGTGGTCGAATTCGTTGATGGACAACTACGGTGTTCCCCGTGTGGCGCTCGTGCGCGGCGAGGGTGCGGTGGTGACGGACGCCGACGGAAAACAGTACCTGGATCTGCTCGCTGGTATCGCCGTGAACATCCTCGGACATGCCCATCCGGCGGTGATCGAGGCGGTCACCGCTCAGCTGTCCACCCTCGGACACACCTCGAATCTCTATGCGACAGAACCCGGTATCGCGTTGGCCGAGCAGTTGCTCGCGCACCTCGGTGCCGGGGCCACCGGTCGGGTGTTCCTGTGCAATTCGGGAACCGAGGCCAACGAGGCGGCCTTCAAGATCGCTCGCCTGACCGGTCGCCCCAACATCGTGGCAGCCGAGAAGTCCTTCCACGGACGGACGATGGGTGCTCTCGCACTGACCGGTCAGCCGGACAAGCGGATCCCGTTCGAACCGATGCCTGCAGGCGTGCAGCATGTTCCGTACGGCGATGTGGCAGCTCTGGAAGCTGTGGTCGATTCCGATACTGCCGCAGTGTTTCTCGAACCGATCATGGGCGAGGGCGGTGTGGTGGTTCCGCCCGAGGGATACCTCCTCGCCGCGCGTGAGATCACCGCGAAGCACGGTGCACTGTTGGTCCTCGACGAGGTGCAGACCGGTATCGGCCGTACGGGATGGTTCTACGCCCACCAGTCGGTCGGCATCGTGCCCGACGTGATCACACTCGCAAAGGGTCTGGGCGGTGGCCTGCCCATCGGAGCCTGCATCGGCATCGGAGCGGCGGGGGAGTTGCTGCATCCGGGCAAGCACGGCACCACGTTCGGTGGTAACCCCGTATGCGCGGCGGCGGCTCTGGCCGTCCTGCGCACCGTTGCCGACGAGGATCTGATCTCGCACGCGGACAGCATCGGCAAGACGATCGCGCACTCCATCGAGAGTCTCGATCACCCTTTGGTGAGCCATGTTCGGGGTTCGGGGCTACTCCTCGGCGTGGTCCTCACCGCCGCCGTCGCACCGGCGGCCGAAGCGGCCGCGCGCGAGGCGGGCTTCCTCCTCAATGCGGCACAGCCCGACGTGCTCCGGCTCGCACCACCGTTGATCATCACCGAAGAGCAAGCCGCGTCGTTCGTGACGGCGTTACCGGCCATTCTCGACGCAGCACAGGAGGCTCATCAGCCATGA
- the argC gene encoding N-acetyl-gamma-glutamyl-phosphate reductase, whose translation MITSEATPRRVAVAGASGYAGGEILRLLLGHPGVRDGSLIIGSLTAGGNAGATLGEFHPHLLPLADRVLGPTTVDELAGHDVVFLGLPHGKSAELALQLPDSVLIIDCGADFRLTDGAAWEKYYKSPHAGSWPYGLPELPGGRERLVGATRIAVPGCYPTVSSLALAPAVAAGIIEPRVNIVAVSGTSGAGRAPKADLLGSEVMGSVRAYAVAGAHRHTPEIVQNLSAVAGSAVAVSFTPVLAPMPRGILATCTAVTTATQAQAVEVYEKAYAAEPFVHVLPAGRLPQTGSVIGSNAVQMSVSVDADAGLLVVIAAIDNLAKGTAGAAVQSMNLALGITETEGLSTVGVAP comes from the coding sequence ATGATTACTTCGGAGGCGACGCCGCGGCGCGTCGCGGTCGCGGGTGCCAGCGGATACGCCGGCGGTGAGATTCTCAGGCTGCTGCTCGGGCACCCGGGAGTGCGCGACGGTTCGTTGATCATCGGCTCTCTGACTGCGGGCGGCAATGCGGGCGCGACGCTGGGTGAATTCCATCCCCACCTGTTGCCACTGGCAGATCGCGTTCTCGGTCCCACCACTGTCGACGAACTCGCCGGGCACGATGTCGTGTTCCTCGGCCTCCCACACGGCAAGTCCGCCGAGCTCGCCTTGCAGCTGCCCGATTCCGTGCTGATCATCGATTGCGGTGCCGACTTTCGCCTCACCGACGGTGCGGCTTGGGAGAAGTACTACAAGAGTCCTCACGCGGGCAGTTGGCCGTACGGCCTGCCGGAGCTGCCGGGCGGCCGCGAGCGGCTCGTCGGTGCCACCCGCATCGCCGTTCCCGGGTGCTACCCGACGGTGTCGTCTCTCGCGCTCGCGCCCGCGGTCGCCGCAGGCATCATCGAGCCTCGCGTCAATATCGTCGCCGTGAGCGGTACCTCGGGTGCCGGTCGCGCTCCCAAGGCCGATCTTCTGGGTTCGGAGGTGATGGGTTCGGTTCGGGCGTACGCGGTTGCCGGCGCGCATCGCCACACTCCCGAGATCGTGCAGAACCTCTCGGCCGTCGCCGGTAGCGCTGTTGCGGTGTCCTTCACGCCGGTTCTCGCCCCGATGCCGCGCGGGATCCTCGCCACCTGTACCGCGGTCACCACCGCCACGCAGGCACAGGCCGTAGAGGTGTACGAAAAGGCATACGCCGCAGAGCCGTTCGTGCACGTGCTGCCGGCCGGCCGGCTTCCGCAGACCGGTTCTGTCATCGGATCGAACGCCGTGCAGATGAGCGTGTCGGTCGATGCAGACGCCGGCTTGCTCGTCGTGATCGCGGCCATCGACAATCTGGCCAAGGGCACGGCGGGAGCAGCAGTCCAATCCATGAATCTCGCACTGGGAATCACCGAGACCGAGGGTCTCTCTACCGTAGGAGTAGCGCCATGA
- the rplT gene encoding 50S ribosomal protein L20 codes for MARVKRAVNAQKKRRSILEASKGYRGQRSRLYTKAKEQQLHSLTYAYRDRRARKGDFRKLWITRINAAARANDITYNRFVQGLKAAGVEVDRKILAELAVSDAAAFASLVAIAKAALPADVNAPAGEAA; via the coding sequence GTGGCACGCGTAAAAAGGGCCGTCAACGCCCAGAAGAAGCGCCGTTCGATTCTCGAAGCGTCCAAGGGCTACCGCGGACAGCGCTCACGTCTGTACACCAAGGCCAAGGAGCAGCAGCTCCACTCGCTGACCTACGCCTACCGGGACCGCCGCGCGCGCAAGGGTGACTTCCGCAAGCTGTGGATCACGCGTATCAACGCTGCAGCTCGGGCCAACGACATCACGTACAACCGCTTCGTCCAGGGCCTCAAGGCCGCGGGCGTCGAGGTCGATCGCAAGATCCTCGCCGAGCTCGCCGTGTCGGATGCTGCGGCGTTCGCAAGCCTGGTCGCCATCGCCAAGGCTGCACTGCCTGCCGACGTCAACGCTCCGGCCGGAGAAGCAGCCTGA
- the argJ gene encoding bifunctional glutamate N-acetyltransferase/amino-acid acetyltransferase ArgJ has translation MSSVGSQAEAVGTVAGKLVRTQGVTAPAGFRAAGIPAGIKASGKSDLALVFNEGPDFAAAGVFTRNKVKAAPVLWSRQVLSTGRLRAVILNSGGANACTGAPGFQDAHRTAEEVASALSNWGSETGAVEVAVCSTGLIGDRLPMDKLLPGVTEVVHELAGGISGGTDAAYAIMTTDTVPKQAAVHHADKWNVGGMAKGAGMLAPSLATMLSVITTDAVATADQLDKALRAATRLSYDRLDVDGASSTNDTVLLLSSGASGVAPSQEELDAAVLAVCDDLADQMMADAEGVTKRVRITVSGAVSEDEALIGARTVARDSLTKTALFGSDPNWGRVLAAIGIAPIELDPDRIAVSFNGSPVCIDGVGAPGAREVDLSGVDIEVTIDLGLGAGSATIRTTDLSHAYVEENSAYSS, from the coding sequence ATGAGCAGCGTCGGGAGCCAGGCGGAGGCCGTCGGCACGGTTGCGGGCAAGCTCGTGCGCACACAGGGTGTCACCGCTCCCGCGGGTTTCCGTGCCGCCGGTATTCCGGCCGGTATCAAGGCAAGTGGCAAGTCCGATCTGGCCCTGGTGTTCAACGAGGGTCCCGACTTCGCGGCAGCGGGTGTGTTCACCCGCAACAAGGTCAAGGCAGCGCCGGTGTTGTGGTCTCGGCAGGTGCTGTCCACCGGTCGACTGCGTGCGGTGATCCTCAACTCCGGTGGTGCCAACGCCTGCACGGGTGCGCCCGGGTTCCAGGACGCGCACCGCACGGCCGAGGAAGTGGCGTCGGCACTGAGCAATTGGGGTTCCGAGACCGGCGCTGTCGAGGTTGCCGTCTGCTCGACGGGTCTCATCGGTGACCGGCTCCCGATGGACAAGCTGCTGCCCGGCGTGACCGAGGTCGTGCACGAACTCGCAGGTGGCATTTCCGGTGGTACCGATGCGGCGTACGCGATCATGACCACCGACACCGTGCCCAAGCAGGCGGCTGTTCATCATGCCGACAAATGGAACGTCGGCGGCATGGCCAAGGGGGCAGGCATGCTGGCGCCGTCGTTGGCCACGATGCTCAGTGTCATCACCACCGATGCCGTTGCCACCGCAGACCAGCTCGACAAGGCGCTGCGCGCGGCGACCCGGTTGTCCTACGACCGGCTCGACGTCGACGGCGCATCGTCGACCAACGACACGGTGCTGCTGCTCTCCTCCGGGGCCAGTGGAGTGGCACCGTCACAGGAAGAACTCGACGCCGCGGTCCTGGCGGTGTGCGACGACCTGGCCGATCAGATGATGGCCGACGCCGAGGGCGTGACCAAGCGAGTGCGGATCACCGTGTCGGGCGCGGTGTCCGAGGACGAAGCCCTGATCGGTGCACGCACGGTCGCCAGGGACTCTCTGACCAAGACGGCACTGTTCGGTTCCGATCCCAACTGGGGCCGCGTTCTCGCGGCAATCGGAATCGCCCCGATCGAGCTCGACCCGGATCGAATTGCCGTGTCCTTCAACGGCAGTCCGGTGTGCATCGACGGCGTGGGAGCGCCGGGCGCTCGCGAGGTCGACCTGTCCGGTGTCGACATCGAGGTGACCATCGATCTGGGTCTGGGCGCGGGGTCGGCCACCATCCGAACGACCGATCTCTCGCACGCGTACGTCGAAGAGAACTCGGCGTACTCGTCATGA
- the infC gene encoding translation initiation factor IF-3, whose translation MSRIDGDGLCQWQAVGLHTTPHYLGGPISTETRINDRIRVPEVRLVGPGGEQVGIVRVEDALRLALEADLDLVEVAPDARPPVCKIMDYGKFKYEAAQKARESRKNQTLTVIKEQKLRPKIDAHDYETKKRNVVRFLEAGSKVKVTIMFRGREQSRPELGFRLLQRLGADVAELGFVETSAKQDGRNMTMVLAPHKGAKTRVKAQESAAAPPAQRAPAPAPEQPADAAPAAEAPAAAAPATPAQTN comes from the coding sequence ACTACCTAGGAGGCCCCATCAGCACTGAGACCCGCATCAACGATCGCATCCGAGTTCCCGAGGTCCGGCTTGTCGGACCGGGCGGTGAACAGGTGGGGATCGTGCGTGTTGAAGATGCACTCCGCTTGGCTCTCGAAGCCGACCTCGATCTTGTAGAAGTAGCTCCCGACGCACGTCCGCCGGTCTGCAAGATCATGGACTACGGGAAGTTCAAGTACGAGGCTGCGCAGAAGGCGCGCGAATCGCGCAAGAACCAGACGCTCACCGTCATCAAGGAGCAGAAGCTCCGTCCCAAGATCGACGCGCACGACTACGAGACGAAGAAGCGCAACGTCGTTCGCTTCCTCGAAGCCGGCTCGAAGGTCAAGGTCACCATCATGTTCCGTGGCCGCGAGCAGTCGCGTCCCGAACTCGGCTTCCGGCTGCTGCAGCGCCTGGGCGCGGACGTCGCGGAGCTCGGCTTCGTGGAGACCTCGGCCAAGCAGGACGGCCGCAACATGACGATGGTGCTGGCACCGCACAAGGGTGCCAAGACTCGCGTCAAGGCACAGGAGAGCGCAGCGGCTCCGCCCGCCCAGCGCGCACCGGCCCCCGCGCCGGAACAGCCCGCCGACGCAGCCCCGGCTGCCGAGGCACCGGCCGCAGCAGCTCCGGCTACTCCGGCGCAGACCAACTGA